One Natronobacterium texcoconense DNA window includes the following coding sequences:
- a CDS encoding TspO/MBR family protein, translated as MESVSGWRPRLSARELLVALALVVGVNVLGSAPGVLFSSDTGWIDEPWFFPPTILFPVVWTLLFTLMGVALFLVLRRGLERRDVRIAIAAFAVQFALNLAWTPAFFGMQRPDLGLAVIVPLWLAIVGTIVAFDRVDRLAAALLVPYLAWVSFATVLNYAIYAGT; from the coding sequence ATGGAATCGGTCAGTGGCTGGCGTCCGCGACTCTCCGCTCGCGAGTTGCTGGTCGCGCTCGCGCTCGTCGTCGGCGTCAACGTTCTCGGTTCGGCTCCCGGCGTGCTCTTCAGTTCCGACACCGGATGGATCGACGAACCCTGGTTCTTCCCGCCGACGATCCTTTTCCCCGTCGTCTGGACGCTCCTGTTTACCCTGATGGGCGTCGCACTCTTTCTCGTCTTGCGGCGCGGCCTCGAGCGCCGTGACGTCCGAATTGCGATCGCTGCTTTCGCCGTCCAGTTCGCCCTGAACCTCGCGTGGACGCCGGCCTTCTTCGGTATGCAGCGCCCGGACCTGGGGCTCGCGGTGATCGTCCCACTGTGGCTGGCGATCGTCGGGACGATCGTCGCCTTCGACCGCGTCGATCGACTGGCTGCGGCCCTCCTCGTCCCGTATCTCGCCTGGGTGTCGTTCGCGACCGTGCTCAACTACGCGATCTACGCCGGAACGTAG
- a CDS encoding NAD(P)/FAD-dependent oxidoreductase, translated as MERDRSNPDYEVVVVGGGPAGLTTAIYTTRLGHETAVFEKEGGRHAAVDHVHNLLGVSENVSGQELAAHAVDQLEHYGGDFYLDAVESVSRFEDDSGPRFRLEASHATVDADRVVFATGFRDRSPEVADLERFTGRGLHYCLHCDAYTLGDGSVFVLGHTESAAHVAMTMCNFTDDVDLLLDGREPEWGDETAELLEAHPVDRIETTVVSAYEDSAADSSERPWLGGLSFGDGTERDYLGGFAMYGTAYNADLAAELGCDLTDDGAIDVDERRETSVDGAYAVGDVTHGQNQTTIAIGDGAYAGLVVHKDLRRFPLSLEECRDEEDATHNDAPGASATLRAQMRRVRTLETHPGLRDPSPGR; from the coding sequence ATGGAACGCGACCGATCGAATCCCGACTACGAGGTCGTCGTCGTGGGCGGTGGCCCTGCCGGACTGACGACCGCGATCTACACTACCCGACTCGGCCACGAGACAGCCGTCTTCGAGAAGGAAGGTGGCCGCCACGCGGCGGTCGACCACGTCCACAACTTGCTCGGCGTCTCCGAGAACGTCTCCGGCCAGGAACTGGCGGCCCACGCCGTCGATCAACTCGAGCACTACGGCGGCGACTTCTACCTCGACGCCGTCGAATCGGTCTCCCGGTTCGAGGACGACTCCGGCCCCCGATTTCGACTCGAGGCGAGTCACGCCACCGTCGACGCCGACCGCGTGGTCTTCGCGACCGGCTTTCGCGACCGCAGCCCGGAGGTGGCAGACCTCGAGCGCTTTACCGGCCGCGGCCTCCACTACTGTCTGCACTGTGATGCGTACACGCTGGGTGACGGCTCCGTGTTCGTACTCGGTCACACCGAAAGCGCCGCTCACGTCGCGATGACGATGTGCAACTTCACCGACGACGTCGACCTCCTGCTGGACGGTCGCGAGCCAGAGTGGGGCGACGAAACCGCGGAACTGCTCGAGGCTCACCCTGTCGACCGAATCGAGACGACGGTCGTCTCGGCCTACGAGGACAGTGCCGCCGACTCGAGCGAACGGCCGTGGCTCGGCGGCCTCTCCTTCGGCGACGGCACCGAACGCGACTATCTCGGCGGGTTCGCGATGTACGGCACCGCGTACAACGCCGACCTCGCGGCAGAACTGGGCTGTGATCTCACCGACGACGGCGCGATCGACGTCGACGAACGCCGCGAGACGAGCGTCGACGGCGCCTACGCGGTCGGCGACGTCACCCACGGACAGAACCAGACCACGATCGCCATCGGTGACGGCGCCTACGCCGGTCTCGTGGTCCACAAGGACCTGCGCCGGTTCCCACTGTCACTCGAGGAGTGCCGGGACGAGGAGGACGCGACACACAACGACGCGCCCGGCGCTTCGGCCACACTGCGGGCACAGATGCGCCGCGTCCGGACGCTCGAGACCCATCCAGGGCTTCGCGATCCCTCCCCCGGCCGGTAA
- a CDS encoding DUF7562 family protein, producing MPLWSSRNRTRTVTCLACGDDVPRDDAREYDKHGDRWDRQDKTFEHLCKSCHGDLCHHPRDELEDLLVELEAGETTQAVFLSQYLSTVEDRYGPLEEGHD from the coding sequence ATGCCCCTGTGGTCCTCCCGAAACCGCACCAGGACGGTTACCTGTCTCGCCTGCGGCGACGACGTGCCCCGAGACGACGCCCGGGAGTACGACAAACACGGCGACCGCTGGGACCGCCAGGACAAGACGTTCGAACACCTCTGCAAGTCCTGTCACGGCGACCTCTGTCATCACCCACGGGACGAACTCGAGGACCTGCTCGTCGAACTCGAGGCCGGCGAGACGACGCAGGCCGTCTTCCTCTCGCAGTACCTTTCGACGGTCGAGGACCGGTACGGGCCGCTCGAGGAAGGCCACGATTAG